From one Ursus arctos isolate Adak ecotype North America unplaced genomic scaffold, UrsArc2.0 scaffold_26, whole genome shotgun sequence genomic stretch:
- the HDAC7 gene encoding histone deacetylase 7 isoform X5: MHSPGADGTQVSPGARCPSPPGTGRPRPRADTPGPQPQPMDLRVGQRPPVEPPPEPALLALQPPQRLHHHLFFTGLQPRSAESMRLPMDTPMPQLQVGQQEQELRQLLNKDKSKRSAVASSVVKQKLAEVILKKQQAALERTVHPNSPSIPYRTLEPLETEGAARSMLSSFLPPVPSLPNDPPEHFPLRKTVSEPNLKLRYKPKKSLERRKNPLLRKESAPPSLRRRPAETLGDSSPSSSSTPASGCSSPNDSEHGPNPVLGSEADADRRTHPTLGPRGPVLGSPHAPLFLPHGLEPEAGGPLPSRLQPILLLDPSVSHTPLLTVPGLGPLPLHFAQSLLTTERLSGSGLHRPLSRTRSEPLPPSATAPPPLGPLQPRLERLKPHVQLIKRPAKPSEKPRLRQIPSAEDLETDGGGVGPVGDDGLEHRESSHGQHEARGPVPLQHQQVFLWEQQRLAGRLPRGGTGDSVLLPLAQGSHRPLSRAQSSPAAPASLPTPEPASQARVLPSSETPARTLPFTTGLVYDSVMLKHQCSCGDNSRHPEHAGRIQSIWSRLQERGLRSQCECLRGRKASLEELQSVHSERHVLLYGTNPLSRLKLDNGKLAGLLAQRMFVMLPCGGVGVDTDTIWNELHSSNAARWAAGSVTDLAFKVASRELKNGFAVVRPPGHHADHSTAMGFCFFNSVAIACRQLQQQGKASKILIMDWDVHHGNGTQQTFYQDPGVLYISLHRHDDGNFFPGSGAADEVGAGSGEGFNVNVAWAGGLDPPMGDPEYLAAFRMVVMPIAREFSPDLVLVSAGFDAAEGHPAPLGGYHVSAKCFGYMTQQLMSLAGGAVVLALEGGHDLTAICDASEACVAALLGNKVDPLSEEGWKQKPNLNAIRSLEAVIRVHSKYWGCMQRLASRPDSWALRVPGTDTEEVEAVTALASLSVGILAEERPSEQLVEEEEPMTL; the protein is encoded by the exons ATGGGACCCAGGTGAGCCCGGGTGCCCGCTGCCCCAGTCCCCCTGGCACAG GCCGCCCCAGGCCCCGTGCAGACACGCCAGGCCCTCAGCCCCAGCCCATGGACCTGCGGGTGGGCCAGCGGCCCCCGGTGGAGCCCCCGCCAGAGCCCGCGCTGCTGGCCCTGCAGCCCCCCCAGCGCCTGCACCATCACCTGTTCTTCACGGGCCTGCAGCCACGCTCCGCGGAGTCCATGAGG CTCCCGATGGACACGCCGATGCCCCAGCTGCAGGTGgggcagcaggagcaggagctgCGGCAGCTTCTCAACAAGGACAAGAGCAAGCGAA gTGCCGTAGCCAGCAGCGTGGTCAAGCAGAAACTGGCAGAGGTGATTCTAAAGAAACAGCAGGCAGCCCTAGAGAGAACAGTGCACCCCAATAGCCCCAGCATTCCCTACAG AACCCTTGAGCCCTTGGAGACGGAAGGAGCTGCTCGCTCTATGCTCAGCAGCTTTCTGCCTCCTGTTCCCAGCCTGCCCAATGACCCCCCAGAACACTTCCCTCTCCGAAAGACAG TCTCTGAGCCCAACCTGAAGCTGCGCTACAAGCCCAAGAAGTCCCTGGAGCGGAGGAAGAATCCGCTGCTCAGAAAGGAGAGCGCCCCGCCCAGTCTCCGGCGGCGGCCCGCGGAGACCCTTGGTG actcCTCCCCAAGTAGCAGCAGCACGCCAGCCTCGGGCTGCAGTTCCCCTAATGACAGCGAGCACGGCCCCAACCCAGTCCTGGGCTCCGAG GCTGATGCTGACCGCAGGACCCATCCGACTCTGGGCCCTCGGGGGCCGGTCCTGGGGAGCCCCCATgctcccctcttcctgccccatgGCCTGGAGCCTGAGGCTGGAGGCCCCTTGCCCTCTCGACTACAGCCCATCCTCCTCTTGGATCCCTCAGTTTCTCACACCCCTCTGCTGACTG TGCCCGGGCTTgggcccctgcccctccacttTGCCCAGTCCTTACTGACCACCGAGCGGCTCTCTGGGTCAGGCCTCCACCGGCCACTAAGCCGGACCCGCTCAGAGCCCCTGCCCCCAAGCGCCACCGCCCCCCCACCGCTGGGCCCCCTGCAGCCCCGCCTGGAACGGCTCAAACCTCACGTCCAGCTGATCAAG aggccagCCAAGCCAAGTGAGAAGCCCCGACTGCGGCAGATACCCTCCGCTGAGGACCTAGAGACGGATGGCGGGGGAGTGGGGCCAGTGGGGGATGACGGCCTGGAACACAGGGAGTCAAGCCACGGGCAGCATGAGGCCAGAGGCCCTGTTCCTCTCCAGCACCAGCAG GTGTTCCTCTGGGAGCAGCAGCGACTGGCTGGGCGGCTCCCCCGGGGAGGAACTGGGGACTCTGTGCTGCTTCCCTTGGCCCAGGGCAGTCACCGGCCCCTGTCCAGGGCTCAGTCGTCCCCAGCCGCGCCTGCCTCACTGCCAACTCCAGAGCCCGCCAGTCAGGCCCGTGTCCTGCCCAGCTCGGAGACCCCTGCCAGGACCCTGCCATTCACCACAG GGCTGGTCTATGACTCGGTCATGCTGAAGCACCAGTGCTCCTGCGGGGACAACAGCCGGCACCCCGAGCACGCGGGCCGCATCCAGAGCATCTGGTCCCGGCTGCAGGAGCGGGGGCTCCGGAGCCAGTGCGAG TGTCTCCGGGGCAGGAAGGCCTCCCTGGAGGAGCTGCAGTCTGTGCACTCGGAGCGGCATGTGCTCCTGTATGGCACCAACCCACTCAGCCGCCTCAAACTGGACAACGGGAAGCTGGCAG GGCTCCTGGCACAGCGGATGTTTGTGATGCTGCCCTGTGGTGGGGTAGGG GTGGATACTGACACCATCTGGAACGAGCTGCACTCCTCCAATGCAGCCCGCTGGGCCGCCGGCAGCGTCACCGACCTCGCCTTCAAAGTAGCTTCCCGTGAGCTAAAG AATGGTTTTGCTGTGGTTCGGCCCCCAGGACACCATGCAGACCATTCCACAGCCAT GGGCTTCTGCTTCTTCAACTCTGTGGCCATCGCCTGCCGGCAGCTTCAACAACAGGGCAAGGCCAGCAAGATCCTCATCATGGACTGG GATGTTCACCACGGCAACGGCACCCAGCAGACCTTCTACCAGGACCCCGGTGTGCTGTACATCTCCCTGCATCGCCACGACGACGGCAACTTCTTCCCCGGCAGCGGGGCCGCGGATGAG GTGGGAGCTGGTAGTGGTGAGGGCTTCAATGTCAACGTGGCCTGGGCGGGAGGTCTGGATCCCCCGATGGGGGATCCTGAGTACCTGGCTGCCTTCAG GATGGTCGTGATGCCCATCGCCCGAGAGTTCTCTCCGGACCTGGTCCTGGTGTCAGCTGGGTTTGATGCCGCCGAGGGTCACCCAGCCCCACTGGGTGGCTACCATGTTTCCGCTAAAT GTTTCGGGTACATGACGCAGCAGCTGATGAGCTTGGCGGGGGGCGCCGTGGTGCTGGCCTTGGAAGGTGGCCATGACCTCACAGCCATCTGTGATGCTTCTGAGGCCTGCGTGGCTGCTCTTCTGGGGAACAAG GTGGATCCTCTCTCAGAAGAGGGCTGGAAACAGAAACCCAACCTCAACGCCATCCGCTCTTTGGAAGCCGTGATCCGGGTGCACA GTAAATACTGGGGCTGCATGCAGCGCCTGGCTTCCCGTCCAGACTCCTGGGCGCTCAGGGTGCCAGGCACCGACACGGAAGAAGTGGAGGCAGTGACTGCGTTGGCATCCCTCTCCGTGGGCATCCTGGCTGAAGAGCG GCCCTCAGAACagctggtggaggaggaagaaccCATGACTCTCTAA
- the HDAC7 gene encoding histone deacetylase 7 isoform X3 codes for MVNFLSQGLELLEQGSEDGTQVSPGARCPSPPGTGRPRPRADTPGPQPQPMDLRVGQRPPVEPPPEPALLALQPPQRLHHHLFFTGLQPRSAESMRLPMDTPMPQLQVGQQEQELRQLLNKDKSKRSAVASSVVKQKLAEVILKKQQAALERTVHPNSPSIPYRTLEPLETEGAARSMLSSFLPPVPSLPNDPPEHFPLRKTVSEPNLKLRYKPKKSLERRKNPLLRKESAPPSLRRRPAETLGDSSPSSSSTPASGCSSPNDSEHGPNPVLGSEALLGQRLRLQETSLAPFALPTVSLLPAITLGLPAPARADADRRTHPTLGPRGPVLGSPHAPLFLPHGLEPEAGGPLPSRLQPILLLDPSVSHTPLLTVPGLGPLPLHFAQSLLTTERLSGSGLHRPLSRTRSEPLPPSATAPPPLGPLQPRLERLKPHVQLIKRPAKPSEKPRLRQIPSAEDLETDGGGVGPVGDDGLEHRESSHGQHEARGPVPLQHQQGSHRPLSRAQSSPAAPASLPTPEPASQARVLPSSETPARTLPFTTGLVYDSVMLKHQCSCGDNSRHPEHAGRIQSIWSRLQERGLRSQCECLRGRKASLEELQSVHSERHVLLYGTNPLSRLKLDNGKLAGLLAQRMFVMLPCGGVGVDTDTIWNELHSSNAARWAAGSVTDLAFKVASRELKNGFAVVRPPGHHADHSTAMGFCFFNSVAIACRQLQQQGKASKILIMDWDVHHGNGTQQTFYQDPGVLYISLHRHDDGNFFPGSGAADEVGAGSGEGFNVNVAWAGGLDPPMGDPEYLAAFRMVVMPIAREFSPDLVLVSAGFDAAEGHPAPLGGYHVSAKCFGYMTQQLMSLAGGAVVLALEGGHDLTAICDASEACVAALLGNKVDPLSEEGWKQKPNLNAIRSLEAVIRVHSKYWGCMQRLASRPDSWALRVPGTDTEEVEAVTALASLSVGILAEERPSEQLVEEEEPMTL; via the exons ATGGGACCCAGGTGAGCCCGGGTGCCCGCTGCCCCAGTCCCCCTGGCACAG GCCGCCCCAGGCCCCGTGCAGACACGCCAGGCCCTCAGCCCCAGCCCATGGACCTGCGGGTGGGCCAGCGGCCCCCGGTGGAGCCCCCGCCAGAGCCCGCGCTGCTGGCCCTGCAGCCCCCCCAGCGCCTGCACCATCACCTGTTCTTCACGGGCCTGCAGCCACGCTCCGCGGAGTCCATGAGG CTCCCGATGGACACGCCGATGCCCCAGCTGCAGGTGgggcagcaggagcaggagctgCGGCAGCTTCTCAACAAGGACAAGAGCAAGCGAA gTGCCGTAGCCAGCAGCGTGGTCAAGCAGAAACTGGCAGAGGTGATTCTAAAGAAACAGCAGGCAGCCCTAGAGAGAACAGTGCACCCCAATAGCCCCAGCATTCCCTACAG AACCCTTGAGCCCTTGGAGACGGAAGGAGCTGCTCGCTCTATGCTCAGCAGCTTTCTGCCTCCTGTTCCCAGCCTGCCCAATGACCCCCCAGAACACTTCCCTCTCCGAAAGACAG TCTCTGAGCCCAACCTGAAGCTGCGCTACAAGCCCAAGAAGTCCCTGGAGCGGAGGAAGAATCCGCTGCTCAGAAAGGAGAGCGCCCCGCCCAGTCTCCGGCGGCGGCCCGCGGAGACCCTTGGTG actcCTCCCCAAGTAGCAGCAGCACGCCAGCCTCGGGCTGCAGTTCCCCTAATGACAGCGAGCACGGCCCCAACCCAGTCCTGGGCTCCGAG GCGCTCTTGGGCCAGCGGCTGCGGCTGCAGGAGACCTCTCTGGCCCCGTTCGCCTTGCCGACTGTGTCCTTGCTGCCCGCAATCACGCTGGGGCTACCTGCCCCTGCCAGG GCTGATGCTGACCGCAGGACCCATCCGACTCTGGGCCCTCGGGGGCCGGTCCTGGGGAGCCCCCATgctcccctcttcctgccccatgGCCTGGAGCCTGAGGCTGGAGGCCCCTTGCCCTCTCGACTACAGCCCATCCTCCTCTTGGATCCCTCAGTTTCTCACACCCCTCTGCTGACTG TGCCCGGGCTTgggcccctgcccctccacttTGCCCAGTCCTTACTGACCACCGAGCGGCTCTCTGGGTCAGGCCTCCACCGGCCACTAAGCCGGACCCGCTCAGAGCCCCTGCCCCCAAGCGCCACCGCCCCCCCACCGCTGGGCCCCCTGCAGCCCCGCCTGGAACGGCTCAAACCTCACGTCCAGCTGATCAAG aggccagCCAAGCCAAGTGAGAAGCCCCGACTGCGGCAGATACCCTCCGCTGAGGACCTAGAGACGGATGGCGGGGGAGTGGGGCCAGTGGGGGATGACGGCCTGGAACACAGGGAGTCAAGCCACGGGCAGCATGAGGCCAGAGGCCCTGTTCCTCTCCAGCACCAGCAG GGCAGTCACCGGCCCCTGTCCAGGGCTCAGTCGTCCCCAGCCGCGCCTGCCTCACTGCCAACTCCAGAGCCCGCCAGTCAGGCCCGTGTCCTGCCCAGCTCGGAGACCCCTGCCAGGACCCTGCCATTCACCACAG GGCTGGTCTATGACTCGGTCATGCTGAAGCACCAGTGCTCCTGCGGGGACAACAGCCGGCACCCCGAGCACGCGGGCCGCATCCAGAGCATCTGGTCCCGGCTGCAGGAGCGGGGGCTCCGGAGCCAGTGCGAG TGTCTCCGGGGCAGGAAGGCCTCCCTGGAGGAGCTGCAGTCTGTGCACTCGGAGCGGCATGTGCTCCTGTATGGCACCAACCCACTCAGCCGCCTCAAACTGGACAACGGGAAGCTGGCAG GGCTCCTGGCACAGCGGATGTTTGTGATGCTGCCCTGTGGTGGGGTAGGG GTGGATACTGACACCATCTGGAACGAGCTGCACTCCTCCAATGCAGCCCGCTGGGCCGCCGGCAGCGTCACCGACCTCGCCTTCAAAGTAGCTTCCCGTGAGCTAAAG AATGGTTTTGCTGTGGTTCGGCCCCCAGGACACCATGCAGACCATTCCACAGCCAT GGGCTTCTGCTTCTTCAACTCTGTGGCCATCGCCTGCCGGCAGCTTCAACAACAGGGCAAGGCCAGCAAGATCCTCATCATGGACTGG GATGTTCACCACGGCAACGGCACCCAGCAGACCTTCTACCAGGACCCCGGTGTGCTGTACATCTCCCTGCATCGCCACGACGACGGCAACTTCTTCCCCGGCAGCGGGGCCGCGGATGAG GTGGGAGCTGGTAGTGGTGAGGGCTTCAATGTCAACGTGGCCTGGGCGGGAGGTCTGGATCCCCCGATGGGGGATCCTGAGTACCTGGCTGCCTTCAG GATGGTCGTGATGCCCATCGCCCGAGAGTTCTCTCCGGACCTGGTCCTGGTGTCAGCTGGGTTTGATGCCGCCGAGGGTCACCCAGCCCCACTGGGTGGCTACCATGTTTCCGCTAAAT GTTTCGGGTACATGACGCAGCAGCTGATGAGCTTGGCGGGGGGCGCCGTGGTGCTGGCCTTGGAAGGTGGCCATGACCTCACAGCCATCTGTGATGCTTCTGAGGCCTGCGTGGCTGCTCTTCTGGGGAACAAG GTGGATCCTCTCTCAGAAGAGGGCTGGAAACAGAAACCCAACCTCAACGCCATCCGCTCTTTGGAAGCCGTGATCCGGGTGCACA GTAAATACTGGGGCTGCATGCAGCGCCTGGCTTCCCGTCCAGACTCCTGGGCGCTCAGGGTGCCAGGCACCGACACGGAAGAAGTGGAGGCAGTGACTGCGTTGGCATCCCTCTCCGTGGGCATCCTGGCTGAAGAGCG GCCCTCAGAACagctggtggaggaggaagaaccCATGACTCTCTAA
- the HDAC7 gene encoding histone deacetylase 7 isoform X1 — MVNFLSQGLELLEQGSEDGTQVSPGARCPSPPGTGRPRPRADTPGPQPQPMDLRVGQRPPVEPPPEPALLALQPPQRLHHHLFFTGLQPRSAESMRLPMDTPMPQLQVGQQEQELRQLLNKDKSKRSAVASSVVKQKLAEVILKKQQAALERTVHPNSPSIPYRTLEPLETEGAARSMLSSFLPPVPSLPNDPPEHFPLRKTVSEPNLKLRYKPKKSLERRKNPLLRKESAPPSLRRRPAETLGDSSPSSSSTPASGCSSPNDSEHGPNPVLGSEALLGQRLRLQETSLAPFALPTVSLLPAITLGLPAPARADADRRTHPTLGPRGPVLGSPHAPLFLPHGLEPEAGGPLPSRLQPILLLDPSVSHTPLLTVPGLGPLPLHFAQSLLTTERLSGSGLHRPLSRTRSEPLPPSATAPPPLGPLQPRLERLKPHVQLIKRPAKPSEKPRLRQIPSAEDLETDGGGVGPVGDDGLEHRESSHGQHEARGPVPLQHQQVFLWEQQRLAGRLPRGGTGDSVLLPLAQGSHRPLSRAQSSPAAPASLPTPEPASQARVLPSSETPARTLPFTTGLVYDSVMLKHQCSCGDNSRHPEHAGRIQSIWSRLQERGLRSQCECLRGRKASLEELQSVHSERHVLLYGTNPLSRLKLDNGKLAGLLAQRMFVMLPCGGVGVDTDTIWNELHSSNAARWAAGSVTDLAFKVASRELKNGFAVVRPPGHHADHSTAMGFCFFNSVAIACRQLQQQGKASKILIMDWDVHHGNGTQQTFYQDPGVLYISLHRHDDGNFFPGSGAADEVGAGSGEGFNVNVAWAGGLDPPMGDPEYLAAFRMVVMPIAREFSPDLVLVSAGFDAAEGHPAPLGGYHVSAKCFGYMTQQLMSLAGGAVVLALEGGHDLTAICDASEACVAALLGNKVDPLSEEGWKQKPNLNAIRSLEAVIRVHSKYWGCMQRLASRPDSWALRVPGTDTEEVEAVTALASLSVGILAEERPSEQLVEEEEPMTL; from the exons ATGGGACCCAGGTGAGCCCGGGTGCCCGCTGCCCCAGTCCCCCTGGCACAG GCCGCCCCAGGCCCCGTGCAGACACGCCAGGCCCTCAGCCCCAGCCCATGGACCTGCGGGTGGGCCAGCGGCCCCCGGTGGAGCCCCCGCCAGAGCCCGCGCTGCTGGCCCTGCAGCCCCCCCAGCGCCTGCACCATCACCTGTTCTTCACGGGCCTGCAGCCACGCTCCGCGGAGTCCATGAGG CTCCCGATGGACACGCCGATGCCCCAGCTGCAGGTGgggcagcaggagcaggagctgCGGCAGCTTCTCAACAAGGACAAGAGCAAGCGAA gTGCCGTAGCCAGCAGCGTGGTCAAGCAGAAACTGGCAGAGGTGATTCTAAAGAAACAGCAGGCAGCCCTAGAGAGAACAGTGCACCCCAATAGCCCCAGCATTCCCTACAG AACCCTTGAGCCCTTGGAGACGGAAGGAGCTGCTCGCTCTATGCTCAGCAGCTTTCTGCCTCCTGTTCCCAGCCTGCCCAATGACCCCCCAGAACACTTCCCTCTCCGAAAGACAG TCTCTGAGCCCAACCTGAAGCTGCGCTACAAGCCCAAGAAGTCCCTGGAGCGGAGGAAGAATCCGCTGCTCAGAAAGGAGAGCGCCCCGCCCAGTCTCCGGCGGCGGCCCGCGGAGACCCTTGGTG actcCTCCCCAAGTAGCAGCAGCACGCCAGCCTCGGGCTGCAGTTCCCCTAATGACAGCGAGCACGGCCCCAACCCAGTCCTGGGCTCCGAG GCGCTCTTGGGCCAGCGGCTGCGGCTGCAGGAGACCTCTCTGGCCCCGTTCGCCTTGCCGACTGTGTCCTTGCTGCCCGCAATCACGCTGGGGCTACCTGCCCCTGCCAGG GCTGATGCTGACCGCAGGACCCATCCGACTCTGGGCCCTCGGGGGCCGGTCCTGGGGAGCCCCCATgctcccctcttcctgccccatgGCCTGGAGCCTGAGGCTGGAGGCCCCTTGCCCTCTCGACTACAGCCCATCCTCCTCTTGGATCCCTCAGTTTCTCACACCCCTCTGCTGACTG TGCCCGGGCTTgggcccctgcccctccacttTGCCCAGTCCTTACTGACCACCGAGCGGCTCTCTGGGTCAGGCCTCCACCGGCCACTAAGCCGGACCCGCTCAGAGCCCCTGCCCCCAAGCGCCACCGCCCCCCCACCGCTGGGCCCCCTGCAGCCCCGCCTGGAACGGCTCAAACCTCACGTCCAGCTGATCAAG aggccagCCAAGCCAAGTGAGAAGCCCCGACTGCGGCAGATACCCTCCGCTGAGGACCTAGAGACGGATGGCGGGGGAGTGGGGCCAGTGGGGGATGACGGCCTGGAACACAGGGAGTCAAGCCACGGGCAGCATGAGGCCAGAGGCCCTGTTCCTCTCCAGCACCAGCAG GTGTTCCTCTGGGAGCAGCAGCGACTGGCTGGGCGGCTCCCCCGGGGAGGAACTGGGGACTCTGTGCTGCTTCCCTTGGCCCAGGGCAGTCACCGGCCCCTGTCCAGGGCTCAGTCGTCCCCAGCCGCGCCTGCCTCACTGCCAACTCCAGAGCCCGCCAGTCAGGCCCGTGTCCTGCCCAGCTCGGAGACCCCTGCCAGGACCCTGCCATTCACCACAG GGCTGGTCTATGACTCGGTCATGCTGAAGCACCAGTGCTCCTGCGGGGACAACAGCCGGCACCCCGAGCACGCGGGCCGCATCCAGAGCATCTGGTCCCGGCTGCAGGAGCGGGGGCTCCGGAGCCAGTGCGAG TGTCTCCGGGGCAGGAAGGCCTCCCTGGAGGAGCTGCAGTCTGTGCACTCGGAGCGGCATGTGCTCCTGTATGGCACCAACCCACTCAGCCGCCTCAAACTGGACAACGGGAAGCTGGCAG GGCTCCTGGCACAGCGGATGTTTGTGATGCTGCCCTGTGGTGGGGTAGGG GTGGATACTGACACCATCTGGAACGAGCTGCACTCCTCCAATGCAGCCCGCTGGGCCGCCGGCAGCGTCACCGACCTCGCCTTCAAAGTAGCTTCCCGTGAGCTAAAG AATGGTTTTGCTGTGGTTCGGCCCCCAGGACACCATGCAGACCATTCCACAGCCAT GGGCTTCTGCTTCTTCAACTCTGTGGCCATCGCCTGCCGGCAGCTTCAACAACAGGGCAAGGCCAGCAAGATCCTCATCATGGACTGG GATGTTCACCACGGCAACGGCACCCAGCAGACCTTCTACCAGGACCCCGGTGTGCTGTACATCTCCCTGCATCGCCACGACGACGGCAACTTCTTCCCCGGCAGCGGGGCCGCGGATGAG GTGGGAGCTGGTAGTGGTGAGGGCTTCAATGTCAACGTGGCCTGGGCGGGAGGTCTGGATCCCCCGATGGGGGATCCTGAGTACCTGGCTGCCTTCAG GATGGTCGTGATGCCCATCGCCCGAGAGTTCTCTCCGGACCTGGTCCTGGTGTCAGCTGGGTTTGATGCCGCCGAGGGTCACCCAGCCCCACTGGGTGGCTACCATGTTTCCGCTAAAT GTTTCGGGTACATGACGCAGCAGCTGATGAGCTTGGCGGGGGGCGCCGTGGTGCTGGCCTTGGAAGGTGGCCATGACCTCACAGCCATCTGTGATGCTTCTGAGGCCTGCGTGGCTGCTCTTCTGGGGAACAAG GTGGATCCTCTCTCAGAAGAGGGCTGGAAACAGAAACCCAACCTCAACGCCATCCGCTCTTTGGAAGCCGTGATCCGGGTGCACA GTAAATACTGGGGCTGCATGCAGCGCCTGGCTTCCCGTCCAGACTCCTGGGCGCTCAGGGTGCCAGGCACCGACACGGAAGAAGTGGAGGCAGTGACTGCGTTGGCATCCCTCTCCGTGGGCATCCTGGCTGAAGAGCG GCCCTCAGAACagctggtggaggaggaagaaccCATGACTCTCTAA